A single region of the Halopiger xanaduensis SH-6 genome encodes:
- a CDS encoding cation diffusion facilitator family transporter yields MTGDATGDATDDRRAFVRASGVNVLGNAVKILFEGFVGLTFGSVALVADAAHSVADLVASVVVLVWGRSSFDEPDATHPHGHARIEPLTALFVGAVISLLGLNLLYDSAQGIIYGVEVEFNVLLLAALGFSIVDMYLVYRYTELVNERLESTSLAALATDCLNDIYTSVAAVVGVCGVLFGFPLLDPIAGGLVSLLVVYQGIEIARENVDYLIGAAAGPEQRAEITEALRSHPDVEGVHDLTVFYDGVVLEVEVHVEVDGDMPFREAHDIESELVDRLRAIDDVGDAHVHLDPSGIGEWKDQPDDD; encoded by the coding sequence ATGACCGGCGACGCGACCGGCGATGCGACCGACGACAGGCGGGCGTTCGTCCGCGCGTCGGGGGTGAACGTCCTCGGCAACGCGGTGAAGATCCTCTTCGAGGGGTTCGTGGGGCTGACCTTCGGAAGCGTCGCCCTGGTCGCCGACGCCGCCCACTCGGTCGCGGATCTGGTCGCGAGCGTCGTCGTCCTCGTCTGGGGCCGGAGTTCGTTCGACGAACCCGACGCGACCCATCCGCACGGCCACGCCCGGATCGAACCGCTGACGGCGCTGTTCGTCGGCGCCGTGATTTCTCTGCTCGGATTGAATCTACTGTACGACTCTGCGCAGGGCATTATCTACGGCGTCGAGGTCGAGTTCAACGTCCTGTTGCTCGCCGCGCTGGGCTTCTCGATCGTCGATATGTACCTCGTCTACCGCTACACGGAACTGGTCAACGAACGCCTCGAGTCGACCTCGCTGGCCGCTCTCGCGACGGACTGCCTGAACGACATCTACACCTCCGTCGCCGCCGTCGTCGGCGTCTGCGGCGTCCTGTTCGGGTTCCCGCTGCTCGATCCGATCGCCGGCGGCCTCGTCAGCCTGTTGGTCGTCTACCAGGGGATCGAGATCGCCCGCGAGAACGTCGATTACCTCATCGGGGCCGCGGCCGGACCGGAGCAGCGCGCGGAGATCACGGAGGCGCTGCGCAGCCACCCCGACGTCGAGGGCGTCCACGACCTGACGGTCTTCTACGACGGGGTCGTCCTCGAGGTCGAGGTCCACGTCGAGGTCGACGGCGACATGCCGTTCCGGGAGGCCCACGACATCGAGTCGGAGCTGGTCGACCGACTGCGCGCGATCGACGACGTCGGCGACGCGCACGTCCACCTCGATCCGTCGGGGATCGGCGAGTGGAAAGATCAACCGGACGACGATTGA
- a CDS encoding fluoride efflux transporter FluC: protein MIDALVSAVPFAFDPEPAHVVGTGGAIGAILRHQVSLRCSSERFPWPTLAVNVLGSFVFALSIFAGAGDAALRLLGTGICGSFTTFSSFSVETVRLYERGDRRLAVANAAGNLVLSLAGIGLARAVVAAWPL from the coding sequence GTGATCGACGCGCTCGTCTCGGCCGTTCCGTTCGCGTTCGATCCCGAGCCGGCACACGTCGTCGGCACCGGCGGCGCGATCGGCGCCATATTACGGCATCAGGTGTCGCTGCGCTGCTCGAGCGAGCGGTTCCCGTGGCCGACGCTCGCGGTGAACGTCCTCGGAAGCTTCGTCTTCGCGCTCTCGATCTTCGCCGGCGCCGGTGACGCTGCGCTCCGGTTGCTCGGGACCGGCATCTGCGGCTCGTTCACGACCTTCTCCTCGTTCTCCGTCGAGACGGTCCGGCTCTACGAGCGCGGCGACCGGCGGCTCGCGGTCGCCAACGCGGCCGGGAACCTCGTCCTCTCGCTGGCGGGGATCGGACTCGCGCGGGCGGTCGTCGCCGCCTGGCCGCTGTGA
- a CDS encoding AMP-dependent synthetase/ligase encodes MHWRDAEREYEDEVIDETTLGRMFEASAERNANRAAQRYKGGIYDRSLTDSVLPAATPGEFRTISYAEMRDIVRRLAAGFRDLGVERGDRIGIFANTRMEWAQCDFALLGAGAVVTTVYTGSSEEKVEYLLDDPDANGVVVENRELLERVLAVEDSLDLEFIVSIDDLEGHDAAERDDVFTLADLYERGDEAFDLETYQTWVDAPAMDDLASLIYTSGTTGKPKGVRLTHRNFRSNVNQVHRRFAPRPDRDDDVPTLDETSRAVSYLPLAHVFERTAGHFVLFATGASVAYAESPDTLQEDFSLVEPTTATSVPRVYEKIYDRIREQASESPAKKRIFEWATDVGVAYQETDEPGPLLRAKRTLADKLVFSTVREALGGNIELLISGGGSLSPELCQLYHAMGLPIHEGYGLTETSPVISVNPPGEVKIGTIGPPVVDVEIAIDESVADQAAFADDPGEVGELLVRGPNVTRGYWNKPGATDRSFTDDIGESEATVMADGEASGQWFRTGDVVHRRPDDYLEFRDRAKQILVLSTGKNVAPAPIEDRFVSSEVVEQCMVVGDGEKFVGALIVPNTAHVREWADREGIDLPDDPEAMCDDERVREYIQREVDRVNEGLDGYERIKRFELVPQEFTEENELLTPTMKKKRRAILDRFADRVDRIYEDA; translated from the coding sequence ATGCACTGGCGGGACGCCGAACGCGAGTACGAGGACGAGGTGATCGACGAGACCACCTTAGGACGGATGTTCGAGGCCTCGGCCGAACGCAACGCCAACCGGGCGGCCCAGCGGTACAAGGGCGGCATCTACGATCGCTCGCTGACCGATTCGGTCCTGCCCGCCGCGACGCCCGGCGAGTTTCGCACGATCTCCTACGCCGAGATGCGCGATATCGTCCGCCGGCTCGCGGCCGGCTTTCGCGACCTCGGCGTCGAGCGCGGCGACCGGATCGGCATCTTCGCCAACACCCGGATGGAGTGGGCCCAATGCGACTTCGCCCTGCTCGGCGCCGGCGCGGTCGTGACGACCGTTTACACGGGATCGTCAGAAGAGAAGGTCGAATACCTGCTGGACGACCCCGACGCGAACGGCGTCGTCGTCGAGAACCGCGAGCTGCTCGAGCGCGTCCTCGCCGTCGAAGATTCCCTCGACCTGGAGTTCATCGTTTCGATAGACGACCTCGAGGGCCACGACGCCGCCGAGCGCGACGACGTGTTCACGCTCGCGGACCTCTACGAGCGCGGCGACGAGGCGTTCGACCTCGAGACCTACCAGACGTGGGTCGACGCGCCGGCGATGGACGATCTGGCGAGTCTGATCTACACGAGCGGGACGACGGGGAAACCGAAGGGCGTCCGCCTGACCCACCGGAACTTCCGGTCGAACGTCAATCAGGTCCACAGGCGGTTCGCGCCCCGTCCCGACAGGGACGACGACGTGCCGACGCTGGACGAAACTTCCCGGGCCGTCTCCTATCTCCCGCTGGCTCACGTCTTCGAGCGCACGGCCGGCCACTTCGTGCTGTTCGCGACCGGCGCCTCCGTCGCGTACGCGGAGAGTCCGGACACGCTGCAGGAGGATTTCTCCCTCGTCGAGCCGACGACCGCCACGAGCGTCCCGCGCGTTTACGAGAAAATCTACGACCGAATTCGTGAGCAGGCCAGCGAATCGCCGGCCAAGAAGCGTATCTTCGAGTGGGCCACCGATGTCGGCGTCGCGTACCAGGAGACAGACGAGCCCGGACCGCTGCTGCGCGCGAAGCGGACGCTCGCGGACAAACTCGTCTTCTCGACGGTCCGCGAGGCGCTCGGCGGCAATATCGAACTCCTGATCAGCGGCGGTGGGAGCCTCTCGCCGGAACTGTGCCAGCTCTACCACGCGATGGGGCTGCCGATCCACGAGGGGTACGGCCTGACCGAAACGTCGCCCGTCATCTCGGTGAATCCGCCGGGCGAGGTGAAGATCGGCACCATCGGCCCGCCCGTCGTCGACGTCGAGATCGCGATCGACGAGAGCGTCGCCGACCAGGCCGCCTTCGCCGACGACCCCGGCGAGGTCGGCGAACTCCTCGTCCGGGGGCCGAACGTCACGCGGGGCTACTGGAACAAACCCGGGGCGACGGATCGCTCCTTTACGGACGATATCGGCGAGAGCGAGGCGACCGTCATGGCCGACGGCGAGGCGTCGGGCCAGTGGTTCCGCACCGGCGACGTCGTCCACCGCCGCCCCGACGACTACCTCGAGTTCCGCGACCGGGCCAAGCAGATCCTCGTCCTCTCGACCGGAAAGAACGTCGCGCCGGCGCCGATCGAGGATCGGTTCGTCTCGAGCGAGGTCGTCGAGCAGTGCATGGTCGTCGGCGACGGCGAGAAGTTCGTCGGCGCGCTGATCGTCCCCAACACGGCCCACGTCCGAGAGTGGGCCGACCGCGAGGGGATCGACCTGCCCGACGATCCCGAAGCGATGTGCGACGACGAGCGCGTCCGCGAGTACATCCAGCGGGAGGTCGATCGGGTCAACGAGGGGCTGGACGGCTACGAGCGGATCAAGCGGTTCGAACTGGTTCCGCAGGAGTTCACGGAGGAAAACGAGTTGCTGACGCCGACGATGAAGAAGAAGCGGCGGGCGATCTTGGACCGGTTCGCGGATCGGGTCGATCGGATCTACGAGGACGCTTGA
- a CDS encoding magnesium transporter: MVRHDSTVDVYKQALPVILVSLVAGLFAGTLLGTETMRNGIESVPGLLLLLPAFLATRGGVYGSLGARLSSGLHQGIIDPEFEWNGPLRNAILASFLNGMIVSVFIAVLAWVVLLVLGRNGNLLELVIILFVAALLSAFAMLGVLLTVIFKGYRRGLDPDNVIGPVVTTVGDVFGVVFLLVGVSVAGVLL; this comes from the coding sequence ATGGTGCGCCACGATTCCACCGTCGACGTCTACAAACAGGCGTTGCCGGTTATCCTCGTCAGCCTCGTGGCGGGGCTGTTCGCGGGGACGCTGCTCGGCACCGAAACGATGCGAAACGGAATCGAGAGCGTCCCCGGTCTCTTGCTGTTGCTGCCGGCGTTTCTCGCGACGCGGGGCGGCGTCTACGGCTCGCTCGGGGCGCGCCTCTCGAGCGGCCTCCACCAGGGGATCATCGATCCCGAGTTCGAGTGGAACGGTCCCCTCAGAAACGCGATCCTCGCCTCGTTTCTGAACGGCATGATCGTCTCCGTATTTATCGCGGTCCTGGCCTGGGTCGTCCTGCTCGTACTCGGGCGGAACGGAAACCTCCTCGAGCTGGTCATCATTCTGTTCGTCGCCGCGTTGCTCTCCGCGTTCGCCATGCTCGGCGTCCTGCTTACGGTGATCTTCAAGGGCTACCGTCGCGGGCTCGACCCCGACAACGTCATCGGGCCGGTCGTGACGACCGTCGGCGACGTCTTCGGCGTCGTCTTCCTGCTGGTCGGCGTCAGCGTCGCGGGGGTGCTCCTGTAA
- a CDS encoding ABC transporter substrate-binding protein — translation MADNSSNHTAPTRRGYIKHGGAVMGGGLFAGCASDSGSENTTTETTTEEETTTKDSSYSATLAPAGKVTLDSEPEDIFTMLGHHADMVLALGRSDDMNAMFAPEYHQGLYRKLTRHFDGISIDWEGLYNSWPPKKEKLYELDSDVHIADPAKVATADGWDNNDVQEIAEKVAPWFGNALSGTNRTPPEGWKDQYEYYTLWEIFGRVAQLLGEDERYEALASVHDSMVQTIAEKRPPESGRPTAALVLFSSSEDHKGWGYKMNHPGYYAAHTRPMGVTDTLSEAFGGGYGESGRNMPFDYELLLEADPDVLLILGSMTAYFNPDEIRKTLENHEVASELTAVKEGNVYAQGARRQGPILNLFQLEMTAKQLYPDQFGEWPGYQNGEPYPQIPEEEQMFDRQRVADIISGDI, via the coding sequence ATGGCAGACAATTCCAGTAACCACACGGCACCGACGCGCAGAGGCTACATAAAACACGGCGGCGCAGTTATGGGCGGCGGACTGTTTGCCGGCTGTGCCAGCGACTCCGGGTCGGAGAACACTACTACCGAGACGACTACGGAGGAGGAGACGACTACCAAGGACAGTTCGTACTCGGCGACGCTCGCGCCAGCAGGCAAGGTCACGCTCGACTCGGAACCCGAAGATATCTTCACGATGCTAGGCCACCACGCCGACATGGTGCTGGCGCTCGGTCGAAGCGACGATATGAACGCGATGTTCGCGCCAGAATACCACCAAGGGTTGTACCGGAAGTTAACACGCCACTTCGACGGGATTTCTATCGACTGGGAGGGGTTGTACAACTCGTGGCCACCGAAGAAGGAGAAACTGTACGAACTCGACAGCGATGTCCACATCGCTGACCCGGCGAAAGTTGCGACCGCCGATGGATGGGACAACAACGACGTGCAAGAGATCGCGGAGAAGGTCGCGCCGTGGTTCGGAAACGCGCTCAGTGGCACCAATCGGACGCCGCCAGAGGGCTGGAAAGACCAGTACGAGTACTACACGTTATGGGAAATCTTCGGCAGGGTCGCACAGTTGCTCGGAGAAGACGAACGGTACGAGGCTCTCGCGTCCGTCCACGACTCGATGGTTCAGACTATCGCGGAGAAACGCCCGCCGGAGAGCGGGCGACCGACCGCGGCGCTGGTGTTGTTCTCGTCGTCGGAAGATCACAAGGGATGGGGCTACAAGATGAACCATCCGGGCTACTATGCCGCACACACGCGCCCGATGGGGGTCACCGACACGCTGTCCGAGGCCTTCGGAGGGGGATACGGCGAAAGCGGGCGAAATATGCCGTTCGACTACGAACTGCTCCTTGAAGCGGATCCGGACGTGTTGCTCATCCTCGGTTCGATGACGGCGTATTTCAACCCTGACGAGATTCGGAAGACCCTCGAAAACCACGAGGTTGCCAGCGAACTCACCGCCGTCAAGGAGGGCAACGTCTACGCCCAGGGTGCGCGACGACAGGGTCCGATTCTCAACCTGTTCCAGCTTGAAATGACCGCGAAACAGCTCTATCCCGACCAGTTCGGCGAGTGGCCCGGCTACCAGAACGGTGAACCGTATCCACAGATTCCTGAAGAGGAGCAAATGTTTGACCGCCAGCGTGTCGCGGATATCATCAGCGGAGATATCTAA
- a CDS encoding DUF7529 family protein, giving the protein MTDDTEADTTSGTTDDAPTDDPRWDELREDAAAIAEEYGDDGWDTVVLEPAAVDAAPSETDERGGLEAIVSETEYGLLEALVERDDVAVDEAEVYYRPSEGDERRFALAVERDTSRGIAVCLPLTYRLTEAQTHAVFETALADGELLVHVRSSDGPADADQRVTFSHDDPLLFLEDSDVQARTGTEAEGDD; this is encoded by the coding sequence ATGACCGACGATACTGAGGCCGACACGACCAGCGGCACAACTGACGACGCCCCCACAGACGACCCCCGCTGGGACGAACTCCGCGAGGACGCGGCGGCGATCGCCGAGGAGTACGGCGACGACGGCTGGGACACCGTCGTCCTCGAACCCGCCGCGGTCGACGCCGCCCCGTCGGAGACCGACGAGCGAGGCGGCCTCGAGGCGATCGTCTCGGAGACGGAGTACGGCCTGCTCGAGGCGCTCGTCGAGCGCGACGACGTCGCCGTCGACGAGGCCGAAGTGTACTACCGGCCCTCGGAGGGCGACGAGCGCCGGTTCGCGCTGGCGGTCGAGCGCGATACGAGTCGCGGAATCGCGGTCTGTCTGCCGCTGACCTACCGGCTCACCGAGGCGCAGACGCACGCCGTCTTCGAAACCGCGCTCGCCGACGGCGAACTGCTGGTTCACGTGCGGTCGAGCGACGGCCCCGCGGACGCCGATCAGCGGGTCACCTTCTCGCACGACGACCCGTTGCTATTTCTCGAGGACTCGGACGTTCAGGCCCGGACGGGGACGGAAGCCGAAGGCGACGACTGA
- a CDS encoding DUF2391 family protein yields MSLSADESLEEATIEDLYEQLETLEETVDTSDERTEVRRTMRLVNRLSHNRAMNSVITRFTGKDKAEAFVGSVVIGLPMLVEGGVMEIGTFLATRPAFFVANLAMAVALVVGILYVADFREIQIHNPYFGVVPRRPVWVLGIAFATAAVLMTLWGRVAWDEPWLDLCQVSVVFTAMAIGGSLGDILPGESEP; encoded by the coding sequence ATGTCGCTGTCAGCAGACGAGTCGCTCGAGGAGGCCACGATCGAGGACCTCTACGAGCAACTCGAGACCCTAGAGGAGACGGTCGATACGTCCGACGAGCGGACGGAGGTGCGCCGGACGATGCGACTCGTGAATCGACTCTCCCACAACCGGGCGATGAACAGCGTGATCACGCGGTTTACGGGCAAGGACAAGGCCGAGGCGTTCGTCGGCAGCGTCGTCATCGGGCTGCCGATGCTCGTCGAGGGCGGCGTAATGGAGATCGGGACGTTCCTCGCGACGCGGCCGGCGTTTTTCGTCGCGAACCTCGCGATGGCGGTCGCGCTCGTGGTCGGGATCCTCTACGTCGCCGACTTCCGGGAGATCCAGATTCACAACCCCTACTTCGGCGTGGTTCCGCGACGACCGGTCTGGGTGCTGGGTATCGCGTTCGCGACGGCCGCCGTGCTGATGACGCTGTGGGGACGCGTCGCGTGGGACGAGCCGTGGCTCGATCTCTGTCAGGTGTCGGTCGTCTTCACGGCGATGGCCATCGGCGGCTCGCTGGGCGACATTCTGCCCGGCGAGAGTGAACCGTAG
- a CDS encoding MBL fold metallo-hydrolase, translated as MADTDTDTETDAGTVREVTTGDCSDLYYLDTGMYDTSGYGAAYILDDDGPAVVESGIGTNHERILEALEELDIDREELAAVAVTHIHLDHAGGAGFLAEKCPNADVYVPDVGASLLADPGKLVAGTKNAVGDQWEFYVEPEPIPEDRIVGIEDGDTIDLGAHELRVHEAPGHAFHQVIFEDPANDAVFTGDAAGIWVPEQERIVETSPPSDFDLEQCLADLETIAEIDPDVLLYTHFGPRDVGNDLEGALAAYEGVLTEWVEAVEAKRAELEDDEAVVEHFAETADEALFDAWSERKARAEAAMNVRGVLGYLDSRDE; from the coding sequence ATGGCCGATACGGACACGGATACGGAGACGGACGCCGGAACCGTCCGCGAAGTCACGACCGGCGACTGCTCGGATCTCTACTACCTCGACACCGGGATGTACGACACCAGCGGCTACGGCGCCGCGTACATCCTCGACGACGACGGACCGGCCGTCGTCGAGAGCGGCATCGGCACCAACCACGAGCGCATCCTCGAGGCCCTCGAGGAACTCGACATCGACCGCGAGGAACTCGCGGCCGTCGCGGTGACGCACATCCACCTCGACCACGCCGGCGGCGCGGGCTTTCTCGCGGAGAAGTGCCCGAACGCGGACGTCTACGTCCCCGACGTCGGCGCGAGCCTGCTGGCCGATCCGGGGAAACTCGTCGCGGGCACGAAAAACGCCGTCGGCGACCAGTGGGAGTTCTACGTCGAACCCGAGCCGATTCCCGAGGACCGAATCGTCGGCATCGAAGACGGCGATACGATCGACCTCGGGGCCCACGAACTGCGCGTCCACGAGGCCCCCGGCCACGCCTTCCACCAGGTGATCTTCGAGGACCCCGCGAACGACGCGGTCTTCACCGGCGACGCCGCCGGCATCTGGGTGCCCGAGCAGGAGCGGATCGTCGAGACCTCGCCGCCGTCGGACTTCGACCTCGAGCAGTGTCTCGCGGACCTCGAGACGATCGCCGAGATCGATCCCGACGTGCTCCTGTACACCCACTTCGGGCCGCGGGACGTCGGCAACGATCTCGAGGGCGCCCTCGCGGCGTACGAAGGCGTCCTCACGGAGTGGGTCGAGGCCGTCGAGGCGAAGCGCGCGGAACTCGAGGACGACGAGGCCGTGGTCGAGCACTTCGCGGAGACAGCGGACGAAGCGCTGTTCGACGCTTGGAGCGAGCGGAAGGCTAGGGCGGAAGCCGCGATGAACGTTCGCGGCGTACTCGGCTATCTGGATAGCCGCGACGAGTAA
- a CDS encoding thiolase family protein produces MSQTPVVAAAVRTPQGKEDGVFADVRSEDLSVPLIDEILAETGLSGEEIDDLMWGCAQQRGEQGNNVARVIALLSELGEAVPATTINRWCASSMQAVMSAADAIAAGNRDAVLAGGVESMSRVQMGENMGSIHPRMADLYNVGELQMGMTAEKVAEEHDISREQQDEYAARSQQRAVEATEDGRFAEEIVPIETEDGTVEEDEGLRPGTTKEKLAELPTVFKSDGTVTPGNASQISDGAAALLVTSEAFAEDHDLEILAEVGANNVAGVDPTVMGIGPVPATRGLLERNGREVDDYDQVELNEAFASQTLYCRDELGVDPEIFNVNGGAIAIGHPLGASGARLPVTLINELRRRGGGLGLATLCVGFGQGAAIEFEVN; encoded by the coding sequence ATGTCACAGACGCCAGTCGTCGCGGCCGCGGTCCGAACGCCACAGGGGAAAGAGGACGGCGTGTTCGCCGACGTGCGGAGCGAAGACCTCTCGGTCCCGCTGATCGACGAAATCCTCGCCGAAACCGGCCTCTCGGGCGAGGAGATCGACGATCTGATGTGGGGCTGCGCCCAGCAGCGCGGCGAGCAGGGGAACAACGTCGCCCGCGTCATCGCCCTGCTCTCCGAACTTGGCGAGGCGGTGCCGGCGACGACGATCAACCGCTGGTGCGCCTCCTCGATGCAGGCGGTGATGTCGGCGGCGGACGCGATCGCGGCCGGCAACCGCGACGCGGTCCTCGCGGGCGGCGTCGAGAGCATGAGCCGCGTCCAGATGGGAGAGAACATGGGGTCGATCCACCCGCGGATGGCCGACCTCTACAACGTCGGCGAACTCCAGATGGGGATGACCGCCGAGAAAGTCGCCGAGGAGCACGACATCAGCCGCGAACAGCAAGACGAGTACGCCGCACGGAGCCAGCAGCGGGCCGTCGAAGCCACCGAAGACGGGCGGTTCGCCGAGGAAATCGTCCCGATCGAAACCGAGGACGGCACCGTCGAAGAGGACGAGGGACTGCGACCCGGGACGACCAAAGAAAAGCTCGCCGAACTGCCGACCGTCTTCAAATCCGACGGCACCGTCACGCCCGGCAACGCCTCCCAGATCTCCGACGGCGCCGCCGCGCTGTTGGTCACCAGCGAGGCCTTCGCCGAGGACCACGACCTCGAGATCCTCGCAGAAGTCGGCGCGAACAACGTCGCCGGCGTCGACCCGACCGTCATGGGAATCGGCCCGGTGCCCGCCACGCGGGGCCTCCTCGAGCGCAACGGGCGCGAGGTCGACGACTACGATCAGGTGGAACTCAACGAGGCCTTCGCCAGCCAGACGCTCTACTGCCGCGACGAACTCGGCGTCGACCCCGAGATATTCAACGTCAACGGCGGCGCGATCGCGATCGGGCACCCGCTGGGCGCCTCGGGCGCGCGGCTGCCGGTGACGCTGATCAACGAACTTCGCCGGCGCGGCGGCGGGCTCGGGCTGGCGACGCTCTGCGTCGGCTTCGGACAGGGTGCGGCGATCGAGTTCGAGGTGAACTGA
- a CDS encoding magnesium transporter — translation MSGDRGIDEDLDPDDGLLEDWAVRNIVTTLVPLLIAMSVLQMVSGTVLESFEEELLENPSLLVLVPVMIGTAGNLGSIMCARLSTQLHLGTLEFSPANPGIRANVGAVLGLAATVFVLLGIASWAIGALLGGTLGLGTLLVITMVSGMLLAVWVVIVSTVSVYVSYQLGYDPDDTTIPVVTNVCDITGVLILFAVVWVVL, via the coding sequence ATGAGCGGCGACCGCGGGATCGACGAGGATCTCGACCCCGACGACGGCCTGCTCGAGGACTGGGCGGTCCGGAACATCGTGACGACGCTCGTTCCCCTGCTGATCGCCATGTCGGTGCTGCAAATGGTGTCGGGGACCGTCCTCGAGAGCTTCGAGGAAGAACTGCTCGAGAACCCCTCCCTTCTCGTTCTGGTGCCGGTGATGATCGGCACCGCGGGTAACCTCGGGTCGATCATGTGCGCGCGCCTCTCGACCCAGTTACACCTGGGGACCCTCGAGTTCTCGCCGGCGAATCCCGGGATCCGGGCGAACGTCGGCGCCGTGCTGGGGCTGGCGGCGACGGTGTTCGTGTTGCTCGGGATCGCTTCGTGGGCGATCGGCGCGCTCCTCGGCGGCACGCTGGGACTGGGTACGCTGCTGGTGATCACGATGGTCAGCGGCATGCTGCTCGCCGTCTGGGTCGTGATCGTCAGCACCGTCTCGGTGTACGTCTCCTATCAACTGGGATACGATCCCGACGACACGACGATTCCGGTCGTCACCAACGTCTGCGACATCACCGGCGTCTTGATCCTCTTTGCAGTGGTGTGGGTCGTACTCTAA
- a CDS encoding fluoride efflux transporter FluC, translating to MAADRSQSHPLVRLETLALIAVGGFAGSNLRYFVDGVLPAIPAVVAVNAAGSFCLGLFAYEAQSIGLLERRSRLVFTTGFLSSLTTYSTFALQTALEAGPAEPLLLAGIVAANYGLGFAGVLASRALVRHFTEDSEPAADSENGGERA from the coding sequence ATGGCAGCCGACCGCTCACAGTCACACCCCCTCGTCCGCCTCGAGACGCTCGCACTGATCGCCGTCGGCGGCTTCGCCGGCTCGAACCTCCGGTACTTCGTCGACGGCGTGCTCCCTGCGATTCCGGCCGTGGTAGCCGTCAACGCTGCGGGGAGTTTCTGCCTCGGCCTGTTCGCCTACGAGGCCCAGTCTATCGGCCTCCTCGAGCGCCGCTCGCGGCTCGTCTTCACGACCGGCTTCCTCTCCTCGCTGACGACCTACAGCACGTTCGCGCTCCAGACCGCGCTCGAGGCGGGTCCCGCTGAGCCGCTGTTGCTCGCCGGAATCGTCGCCGCCAACTACGGGCTCGGGTTCGCGGGCGTGCTCGCGAGCCGGGCGCTGGTCCGGCACTTCACCGAGGATAGCGAACCCGCGGCCGACTCCGAGAACGGCGGTGAACGGGCGTGA
- a CDS encoding DUF5806 family protein has product MDEDGLNVPDSDADTDPASHSPADSGSNADADSDADAASTEADGTDGADESSMPGVPDPEPEESDVPEDVRKYARFKKMDGAQYDRVNEFLRDRTYITAREWAIARLCSDFRTETGVEMTKIGENLPELVPFMTDTYTPQAVNQARSSFEDKVRTAGATFLYGAMCDFFTAEELDDVMYEATEVAKFLLEVEGVDLSVEEELEAEERISSVMREVREASEELRERDADADADEE; this is encoded by the coding sequence ATGGACGAGGACGGACTGAACGTACCCGATTCCGATGCCGATACCGATCCCGCGAGCCATTCTCCCGCCGATTCCGGCTCGAACGCCGACGCCGATTCGGATGCCGATGCGGCGTCTACAGAGGCCGACGGGACCGACGGGGCCGACGAATCGTCGATGCCCGGCGTCCCCGACCCCGAACCCGAGGAGTCCGACGTCCCCGAGGACGTCCGGAAGTACGCCCGCTTCAAGAAGATGGACGGCGCGCAGTACGACCGGGTCAACGAGTTCCTCCGCGATCGCACCTACATCACGGCCCGCGAGTGGGCCATCGCCCGGCTCTGTTCGGACTTCCGGACCGAGACCGGCGTCGAGATGACCAAGATCGGCGAGAACCTGCCCGAACTGGTCCCCTTCATGACCGACACCTACACGCCGCAGGCGGTCAATCAGGCTCGTTCTTCCTTCGAGGATAAGGTCCGCACCGCCGGCGCGACCTTCCTCTACGGCGCGATGTGTGACTTCTTCACCGCCGAGGAACTCGACGACGTGATGTACGAGGCCACCGAGGTCGCCAAGTTCCTCCTCGAGGTCGAGGGCGTCGACCTCTCCGTCGAGGAGGAACTCGAGGCCGAAGAGCGCATCTCGAGCGTGATGCGGGAGGTTCGCGAGGCCAGCGAGGAGTTGCGCGAGCGGGACGCGGACGCCGACGCCGACGAGGAGTGA